Genomic segment of Pseudomonas iranensis:
TTTTCATCATCGCTGCGCTGCGCCAGATTGACCGGGTCGAGCAAGCGCGGCTGGGTCCGCAACAGGTGCAGAAGGATCGGCAGCAAGCTGTAACGTTCGCCGTTGACGACGATACCCAACTGCAGATCAAACCACTGATGCGTGGCCTCTTCTTCGACCTCGGCGTACCACTGTTCAACCGGTTGTACATCGAAATGGAAACCGGGACTGATCTCGATTTTCCAGTCTGCGGCGCGCAGTGTGGCCAGCCCTTCGTGCATGAACCCGAGCCAGGCGGAATCATCCGGCAAGGTAAACATCTCGCCAGGACGATCCATTGCACTCTTGCGCGTGGCTTTCTTGAAGCCATGTTTTTGCAGGTTCTGGCGCAGCTTCTTTTCCAGCGCCGGTTGACGCTGAATGCGCTGGGTTTCGCTGCCGTTGAGGATCATCACTTCCGGGTTGCGATCCACCGCCGGATGACCGTTGTAGGTAAACAGCAGAGCGGCGCGGTGCTCCAGCACATATTCCCAGCGCGAGCGTTCTCGGCCGCTGACCAGGGTCAGTTGCGGCTGCGGCAGCACGTCATCGAGGATCCGTTCGGTGAGTTTGTGCGGTGGCGCAATTTGGGTCGCCGCGCTCATGCGATGGCTGAACTGCATGGCCTGACGCGCCGGAATATCTGGCGCCTGGGTCAAATGACAGGCGAGTTTTTCTTCCAGCTCAGTGAACAGCGGGCCAACCTGGCGCTGCTCGCGATCAAGATAATAAAGCGGCTCCAGCGCCAGCACGGTTTCCTGCGCGGCTTCGGCACTGCTCCATTGCGCGCGGAATCCGCCATCGGCCTGCTCAGCCCAAGAGAACTGACCGACGCGTTTCACCCCCGGTGTCAGCGCTCGCAGGTCTTCGAAGTCGAGGAACAGCCGCGAAGTACGCAGGAGCATTTCCAGCAGTTCGGCGCCACTGCTGCCTTCCAGCGGATAGCCGCTGTAATAGGCGTGATGGGAATGCATGGCGACCAACAGCCGGGCGATGCGCAGATCCAGCTCGGACAGGTAGCCGGGCTGGCGCATGAGCATTTCCGCGAGCGAGTACATCGGTTTGACCTCGCGTAATTCGCCGCTCTTGAGCTGGTAAACCTTGAAAATATCCAGCAGCCACTTGCCGTTCGCAGACGTCGGTTTGAGCTTGTAAAACAGACGCGTACCTGCGGTTTGCGCACTTTCTTCAGCGGGCTTGGCCGGCACGGGAATTGTCGAAAGCCAATGCTCCAGCGCTCGTCCCAACGGGGTCTGCGCGTCACTTCCAGACGCATCCTCGCCAGTGCCCAGCAGGTGATAGAGCACCGCTGCGCTGTGCTTGCAGTCGATTGCAACAGGACAGCTGCACAGGCAACGCAGGTTTACCGACCCCAGCCGATCTTCGGACAGATAAATGCTTTGCTCATACGCCTGAAGTTGCGAGCCGACGCAGAACGCCTCTATCTTCCTGTCATCGATCTCGAGGATCTCGACCCGGTCATCGGCAGCATAAGCCCGGGCCTTGGCCAACGCCTTGCTACTGAATGCGTGGGTCCATGTCAGCCCTTTGAGCCGCTCGATGAAAATGCTCATGGACAGTCCTTAGCTGGTCAGCACCCGGGCCAACGTTGATTTCACCTTGCCCATGCCGTCGTGCAGGGCCTGCTCGATTTCGGCCATGGTGATGACTTCGGTGGTTTTGCCGGCTGCAGGATTCACCACCAGCGCCAGACAGGCGTAATCCAGATCCAGCTCACGCGCCAGCGCTGCTTCCGGCATGCCGGTCATGCCGACGATGTCGCAGCCGTCACGCTCCAGTCGCACGATCTCGGCGACCGTTTCCAGACGCGGTCCCTGGGTGCAGGCGTACACGCCTTGATCGCTGTATTCGCAGCCTTCGGCGGCGACCGCGGCAATCAGTTGCTGACGCAACGGCTCGCTGTAGGGAAAGCTGAAATCGATGTGGGTGACGTGCTCCAGATCATCGGCGAAATAGGTGTGCTCGCGCCCACTGGTGTAGTCGACGATCTGGTGCGGCACGCAGAAATGCCCGGTGCCCATGGCCGGATGGATCCCGCCAACGGCATTTACGGCGATGATCGCTTCGGCACCCGCCTGCTTCAGCGCCCAGAGGTTGGCGCGGTAGTTGACCTTGTGCGGCGGGAAACGATGCGGGTGACCGTGTCGGGCGAGGAACAGCACTTCCTTGCCGGCGTATTCACCAATCTGCACCTCGGCCGAAGGCGCGCCGTACGGGGTGTCGACTGCCAGCGACTGGCGAATGCTCAGGCCTTCGAGCTGAGTCAGGCCAGTGCCACCGATGATTGCGTAAACGGTCATAACGAAAAATCCTTACTCGATCAGTTGAGCGTCTTTGAGCGCGCCGAGGGCGGTGAGCCAACGCGGGTCCTGACGATAATCGGTGCTGGCGAAGGCCTGCCCGCGCATCTTCGCGATGCGCGCGGAAGGCTTGACCTTCATACGCTGGGCGGCACTCAACGCCAGCTCGGCTGCCGCGCGGTCGTTGCACACCAGACCCATGTCGCAACCGGCACTCAGCGCGGCTTCGATGCGGCTGGCAGCGTCGCCGACCACGTGGGCGCCGGCCATCGACAGATCATCGCTGAAGATCACGCCATCGAACTGCAACTCGCCGCGCAGGATCTCCTGCAGCCAGCGTCGGGAGAAACCGGCGGGCTGCGAGTCGACTTGCGGATAGATGACGTGGGCCGGCATGACGGCGGCCAGCTGCTTGCTCAAACGGGCGAAGGGCACCAGATCATTGGCGCGGATTTCGTCGAGACTGCGCTCGTCGTTCGGAATCGCCACATGGGAGTCGGCTTCGGCCCAGCCGTGTCCCGGGAAATGCTTGCCGGTGGCGGCCATGCCCGCGCTGTTCATGCCGCGAATGAATGCACCGGCGAGCAAGGCTGCGCGCTCGGGATCGCCTTCGAAAGAACGGGTGCCGACCACAGCGCTGCGCTGATAGTCCAGATCCAGCACCGGGGCGAAACTCAGGTCGAGTCCGACCGCCAGCACTTCAGTGGCCATAATCCAGCCGCATTGCTCGGCGAGGTACTCTGCATTCGGGTTATCGGCGATGGCGCGCATCGCTGGCAGACGGACGAAACCCTGACGCAAGCGCTGCACGCGCCCGCCTTCCTGATCCACTGCCAGCAGCAGATCCGGGCGAATCGCGCGGATCGCGGCGCTGAGCTCGCGCACCTGGCGTGGATGCTCAATGTTACGGGCGAAAATGATCAGGCCGCCCACTTCGGGCTGACGCAACAATTGGCGATCTTCGGCCGTCAGCCAGGTACCGGCGACGTCCACCATCAACGAGCCTTGCAGGCCAGCAGTCATAGAGATTCCTTGAAAACGAAAAACCCGATCTGCTTGCATTCGCTACCGTGGGCAACGCCCGGACGGTTAGCAGAATTCATGCAGATCGGGTTCAGTACGAGAGTCGGCATGGCCGGCTAGCTTAGCGGATACCAGCTGCCGCGCCCACCCGTGCGCGGTCAAACCTTGGCGGCGACCGACATGGATTTGCTGCGCGGACGCAATTGTGCGCTGGCCATGGCTGTATCGGTGACGCCGGTTTCGGCGCGCATGCCGGCAGCGAGGAACGGCACCATCAGGCGCATCACTTGTTCGATGGAGGTATTGACGCCGAAATCGGTCTCGGCGATCGCGCGCAAGGCCTTGATCCCGGACATGCTGAACGCAGCGGCGCCAAGCATGAAGTGCACGCGCCAGAACAGTTCGATCGGCGGAATGCGTGGCGCCGCTTCATTGACCAGCAGCATGTAGCGGCGGAACACTTTGCCGTACATGTCTTCCAGATAACGCCGCAAGTGGCCCTGGCTTTGACTGAACGCGAGGCCGAGCAAGCGCATGAAGATCGACAGGTCATTACCGCTGCGAGGCTGCACGACGAGCGCCTGCTCGACGAGAATTTCCAGCAACTCCTCTAGGGTCGGCTTGTTCTCAGGCTTGGCCTGACGGCGCTCCAGCTCTTTATCAAGGCTGACGCAGAACGGACCGAGGAAGCGCGAGAACACGGCCTGGATCAGCGCCTTTTTCGAGCCGAAGTGATAATTCACCGCAGCCAGATTGACGCCAGCCTTGCTGGTGATCAAACGCAATGAGGTTTCAGCGAATCCTTTCTCCGCGAACAACTGCTCGGCAGCATCAAGAATGCGTTCAACGGTTTCCGACTGGGCCATGGCTACTCCGCCTGACAAACACTTGTTTGAAACATACGTTTCAGCCTGTGCCTTGTCAAGCCTGCCGGTTCGTTTTGGGAATGGTCGGTCAGCTATTTAACCACACAAGGCGCCAGCATTAATAAGTGCTCTGCGCGACCGCTCGGCGGGCGGCAAAAAAACGCCCATTGCCAAGACCGCTTCACTGTATATAATCCCAGTCACTGTATAAAAAGACAGAGCGATCAATATGCTAAAGCTGACGCCACGCCAAGCCGAGATTCTGGCCTTTATCAAACGTTGCCTCGAAGACAACGGCTATCCGCCCACCCGTGCGGAAATCGCTCAGGAACTGGGTTTCAAATCGCCAAATGCGGCGGAGGAACATCTCAAGGCCCTGGCCCGCAAGGGCGCGATCGAGATGACCCCAGGTGCTTCCCGCGGCATCCGTATTCCCGGATTCGAAGCCAAGGCCGATGACTCCACCCTGCCGATCATTGGCCGAGTGGCTGCCGGCGCGCCGATCCTCGCCCAGCAGCACATCGAAGAATCCTGCAACATCAACCCGACCTTCTTCCATCCTCGCGCCGACTACCTGTTGCGTGTGCACGGCATGAGCATGAAGGACATCGGCATCTTCGACGGCGACTTGCTGGCAGTTCACACTACTCGCGAAGCGCGTAATGGTCAGGTTGTGGTTGCCCGTATCGGCGACGAAGTGACGGTCAAACGCTTCAAGCGTGAAGGCAGCAAAGTCTGGCTGATCGCTGAAAACCCCGAGTTTGCCCCTATCGAAGTCGACCTGAAAGATCAGGAACTGGTGATCGAAGGCTTGAGTGTCGGCGTCATTCGCCGCTAAAGGAGGCTCCATGCAGTTCCCACACACACCTCAGCAAACACAACTGCCTTTGTTTGAAGCGTTTCTGGCGCAGCCGATAGCGCCGATCCTCAAAGAAGTGGTCGAGCGTGACTGGAATGCCAAACCTGACGCCTTCAGTGAGCTATCGCTGCGCGGTGCGGCCGGGAACTGCCTGAACCTGCTCGCCCCGATCCTGCGTGAGCTCAGCGAGGATCAGGATGCTCGCTGGCTGACGCTGATCGCCCCACCCGCCAGCCTGACGCAAACCTGGCTGCGCGATGCCGGCCTGAATCGCGAACGCATTCTACTGCTGCAACCGCGCGGCACTCAAAGTGCTCAGCAACTGGCGTGCGACGCGTTGCGACTGGGTCGCAGCCACACCGTGGTGACATGGCTAAACCCGTTGAATGCCAATTCGCGGCAACAACTGATCAGCGCCGCGCGTACGGGCGAAGCTCAGAGCCTGAACATTCGTTTGGGTTGATGATTGATGGCAATGCGCGCTGTGTGAAGCGCAGGGCTTCTCCAGGGACAGAGAAGCCGATCTGAAGCGCAAGCGACCGAGAAAAGGCCACAGCGTGAATCAATGAAGAACCCGCGGCCCCTCTTCCTTATCAAACTCGCCTTCAACCATACGACCCGCCATCTGTACGCCAACGCTCAACATCGCTTTGGCGATTTCAACGTGCTGGCCCTGCAGGAACGCTTTGGCATCCTCGGAGAAATCCAGCGTCACCAGAGAACCTTCGTCCTCAGCCCTGCGCAGTTCGATTCGGCCGTCTGGTAACTCGACAATTTCTAGAAAGGACGTTGGCATATAGGTCTGTTCTCCACGAAAGGCAGCGATTATATAGACATCATTCGAGCTTCGCTCAGGATCTTGACCAGCAGCATGTTTCAGATTGCCACTGCGCCAAACTACCTCAGCACTCGTTCAAGCCTTCCCGGAAACGCAGGGCCAGGCCCTTGAGGTTCTGCCGCCAGCTCTCCAGCTCATCTCGACTGAGCTCTTCTGGCGCCTCTTCTTCATCAAGATTAATCGCTTGAATCAGCGGCTGCGTCACATCGCCTTTCGGCTTGCGTGGCGCCCTCGGTGGCTGAAACAGTGCTGCGTGCGCCGCCAGCAGTTTCGCCAGCCAGGTTTCGGGATTACCGGCCAGCTCGACCATTTCCGCCAGCTCCGGGATCGCTATCGAGTCCAGCACTTCGCGCCTCAGCAACTCCTCCGCCCTCGGCGAATTGGCCTGCGGCAGACGATAAAAGCCAGCGATCTCATGACACAAGCCCAGCAGTGCGCCGTAGAGGTGAAACAGCGCCGACTCACGCCCGGCCTGGATAAGCGCCAGAGAATTCATCGCCCGCCCTTCTTCAGCGCGAGCCAGAGCTTCGAGCGCCAAGCCGGCGAAATAGATCTTCTGGTTGGTGCGGGTATAGAGTTCGTGGGCCATGACGGCAGCCTCCACAACGAAATAATTGCTTCACACAGGTCGGACAGTGTCGTGGATCAGCCGATGCCACCGCAAGCACAAAACAAAAAGGCCGCATGAAACCCTCAAGGTTTCATGCGGCCTTTTCGCTGTTCAGACTAGCACTTACTCAGCCTTGGCCTTTGCGCTGCGCTTGTCTTCAACAGTCCACTTGCCACCGTCGTAATACGCCTTCCAGCCTGTCGGTTTGCCATCGACTTCGGTCTGGACGTATTGCTCCTTGGTCTTGCGGCTGTAGCGGATGACCGCTGGCAGACCGTCAGGATCCTTTTGCGGAGCCTCGCACAGGAAGTGGTACTTCGGATCGATCTCGTCCTTGTGCGGCAGAATCTCGATCACCAGCGGAGCGCGAGTCTCGCGGTTTTTCGGGAACTGACTGGCAGCCAGGAACAGACCGGAGGCACCGTCGCGCAAGATGTAGGTGTCGTTGACCTTTTCGCATTTCAGCTCAGGCATCTTCACCGGATCCATCTTCGGCGGCGCCGCGTCACCGCTCTTCAGCAGCTTGCGGGTGTTCTTGCACTCCGGGTTGGTGCATCCGAAGAACTTGCCGAAACGGCCGGTCTTGAGCTGCATTTCACTGCCGCACTTATCGCATTCCAGACTCGGACCT
This window contains:
- a CDS encoding S-methyl-5'-thioinosine phosphorylase, whose protein sequence is MTVYAIIGGTGLTQLEGLSIRQSLAVDTPYGAPSAEVQIGEYAGKEVLFLARHGHPHRFPPHKVNYRANLWALKQAGAEAIIAVNAVGGIHPAMGTGHFCVPHQIVDYTSGREHTYFADDLEHVTHIDFSFPYSEPLRQQLIAAVAAEGCEYSDQGVYACTQGPRLETVAEIVRLERDGCDIVGMTGMPEAALARELDLDYACLALVVNPAAGKTTEVITMAEIEQALHDGMGKVKSTLARVLTS
- the nagZ gene encoding beta-N-acetylhexosaminidase; this encodes MQGSLMVDVAGTWLTAEDRQLLRQPEVGGLIIFARNIEHPRQVRELSAAIRAIRPDLLLAVDQEGGRVQRLRQGFVRLPAMRAIADNPNAEYLAEQCGWIMATEVLAVGLDLSFAPVLDLDYQRSAVVGTRSFEGDPERAALLAGAFIRGMNSAGMAATGKHFPGHGWAEADSHVAIPNDERSLDEIRANDLVPFARLSKQLAAVMPAHVIYPQVDSQPAGFSRRWLQEILRGELQFDGVIFSDDLSMAGAHVVGDAASRIEAALSAGCDMGLVCNDRAAAELALSAAQRMKVKPSARIAKMRGQAFASTDYRQDPRWLTALGALKDAQLIE
- a CDS encoding TetR/AcrR family transcriptional regulator gives rise to the protein MAQSETVERILDAAEQLFAEKGFAETSLRLITSKAGVNLAAVNYHFGSKKALIQAVFSRFLGPFCVSLDKELERRQAKPENKPTLEELLEILVEQALVVQPRSGNDLSIFMRLLGLAFSQSQGHLRRYLEDMYGKVFRRYMLLVNEAAPRIPPIELFWRVHFMLGAAAFSMSGIKALRAIAETDFGVNTSIEQVMRLMVPFLAAGMRAETGVTDTAMASAQLRPRSKSMSVAAKV
- the lexA gene encoding transcriptional repressor LexA: MLKLTPRQAEILAFIKRCLEDNGYPPTRAEIAQELGFKSPNAAEEHLKALARKGAIEMTPGASRGIRIPGFEAKADDSTLPIIGRVAAGAPILAQQHIEESCNINPTFFHPRADYLLRVHGMSMKDIGIFDGDLLAVHTTREARNGQVVVARIGDEVTVKRFKREGSKVWLIAENPEFAPIEVDLKDQELVIEGLSVGVIRR
- the sulA gene encoding SOS-induced cell division inhibitor SulA, with product MQFPHTPQQTQLPLFEAFLAQPIAPILKEVVERDWNAKPDAFSELSLRGAAGNCLNLLAPILRELSEDQDARWLTLIAPPASLTQTWLRDAGLNRERILLLQPRGTQSAQQLACDALRLGRSHTVVTWLNPLNANSRQQLISAARTGEAQSLNIRLG
- a CDS encoding DUF6586 family protein; translated protein: MAHELYTRTNQKIYFAGLALEALARAEEGRAMNSLALIQAGRESALFHLYGALLGLCHEIAGFYRLPQANSPRAEELLRREVLDSIAIPELAEMVELAGNPETWLAKLLAAHAALFQPPRAPRKPKGDVTQPLIQAINLDEEEAPEELSRDELESWRQNLKGLALRFREGLNEC